ATTTTGGTATTACATTTTTAATACAGAGATAACTAATAGTCAACACTTTACTCTATTTATgtagaacaaaaaaattgtttaaatactgTGCCATAGTCCAAGGAGCCTCCACTGCCGGTGGATCACCTTCGTCTCCTTTGCCACCACTGGTGACTATAGCTATGGCAGTGGTGGAGTCGCAAATAGTGTGGCTCGGACATGAgtgagaaagtgagagagaaggaagaagagcaAGCTCCCTGCGTCTGTTTGCTGGGTCATGTAGTCATTGAGTTTTTTTGAGACAGTTGTTTATAGTCGTGAaatgaagttaaaaaattaaataaatcaataaatctcAATGATGTGGATGATGAAAGGTGGCAAAATATTaggaaatcaaccaaaaatctggaaatcaaccaaaaatctaACATCTTTGGTTTAATATATATCACAAGTCCCAGATACTTGTCAGTTATCATGCAGCCTCATTATAGTGTTCAGGCAAGTGAATGATGAAAGGTTATGCAATTAAGGTAACTCTTGCAAAGATGGAAGGTGGTGAGTTGGGAAATGGAGTTTCCTATTCCTGTTTTTGGGAAGCTATGTCACTatcttatacaattttttttcctttaaagaGAAACTTCATTAGAATGCAATCCTAAGGGACATATTGCTCATTATATAAAactgttgtggttttattattttactacgacttcaaaagatttttttttttttttttgcccaaaATACTTGGGTTTTCATAAGTTACCAAACTTAAGAAACTGATTAATCTTTGTATATATAGATTTTGCAACCACAATTTTAACAGCAATTTGTctggagaagaaaaatgaacaGTGTCAACTATCATGCCaagaaagaaaatgtaaaaaaaaaaaaagataagaaagagtAGCTTTTAAATTCTGTGTATTCACAACAATCATCTCACCCGCATATAACTAACCCCCTCTTCATTCCGTCCTGTAGATGACATTTCCTTCTCAAGATTTTCAGAGTGCTTGCTGCTATCATGTTCTTTTTCTGACAaatctgttttgttttgtttatagaTGACAAATCTGTTTATTGATATCAGTCTTTGTAAAAGGATTCTGCAGTAcacaacaattaaaatttagttaatACACATATCATATGCATAGACCCATTCACAATTCCACGAAGACACATAATTGAATAAGTTAAAAAACGATAGATAGAAGTAACATTGCCTACCATTAATTAACAACACTATACTGATGAACCTCAAAAACCTTCTTTACCAATTGCATCGCTGTGATCACCATCAACAGAGACCATATTTTCACCACTATTACTATTACCATTAATAGAAAATGCTTTTTCACCATTACTGACAGTGATGACAGAGGTTGAATTTTCAAGTTGTTCAATACCATTGACAGAGGCTGCTGCGACTTCACCACTACTAGCAGCAACAGAAACTGCATTAGTTTCACCAATATTGCCATTCACACAGGCAGCTGCATTAACCTTTttaacaacatcatcatcatctttacTATCATCAGCAATTTCCGGAGGGCCACCCTGCAATACCCATGactttcattttgttttgtttcataaagataatgtaaacaaataaatatgaagAAATGCAGAATTAAATCACCTGGAGCTGCGGAAGGCCAACACAATAGTGGGAAGCCGATGAAGAACCCAACCTAGTGGGAAGCCGATGAAGATCCCAACCTAGAACCTTACAAATAACCTGAGCAAAAGCCCTATGAGCATGCTTTCTCTTAGTCTTCAAAATAGAAGTGGAATGCTGAAGAAGGCCAACACAACCCTTGAACTTTTTCCACACCGTCTTCCCTGTTCCACAACAAACAAGACAATAAAAATCCCCACTTTCATAGCACTTCTCATAGTAACTCCTCAACTCCCTGTCCTCTGAAAACAACTTCAGAAAGAAGCACaattcttcttcatcttcttcagaaTTCCCATCTTCGCTAGTTTTATCTTTGTCTTCATTTCTAGCGAGGAGAAATTCACGGCAGTGTTGTAATGCCTTGTACTGCATTTGGCCGGCTTGGTCTTCAGCCGATAAGGGTTGAAGAGTGGAAACAGGTTTCTTCATGGAATGCCAACCAGATGATGTTTCAGGAGGCGGGTCTTGGGGGCAAGGCCACTCGGGACCTGAATCCAGTGGCGGGTCAGACTCTCCAACTCTCTTTCTTGTTTGGGTGGGGGGTTGGGATTGAGATTGTGGGAATGGGGCTAGGTGGTGATGGTGATGCAATGGATAATGGGGACTGGAGTTTGGATTAGGAATAGAAATTGGAGTGTGTTGGGGATGATTGGGGTTTGCATTTTCACCATTACAGACAGTGACAACGGAGATTGAATTGTCAAATTGTTCAATACCATTGACAGAGGCTGCTGCATTATCCTTTTTAACATCATCAGAGTCATCCTTACTATCATCAGCAATTCCCTCAGGGCCACCCTGCAATGCAATACCCATGACACAACACAACCCACCAGACCATTCACGAAGAATTTAGCAACTActttttgttctgtttttgtttttgtttttgtttttgttttatgtagATCATGTAAACAAATACTAAATATGAAGAAATAAAGAGTTTGAATCACCTGGAGCTGCAGAGGCTGAGGTTTGAAGACAATATTGGGAATccgatgaaaatcccaaccaagaagCTTACAAACAACCTGAGCAAAAGCCCTATGAGCCCGTTTTCTCTTAGTCTTCAAAATAGAAGTGGAATGGTGAAGAAGGCTAACACAACCCTTGAATTTTTTCCACGCCTTCTTTCCTATTGCACCACAAACAAGACAATAAAACTCTCCATTATCACGGTTTTTCAAATAGTAACCCCTCAACTCACTGTCCTCCGAAAAcaacttaaaaaagaaactcaattcgtcgtcttcttcttcttcctcttcatcaaCTTGTTCATTTTCCGAAGATGAAGAACTCCCATCTTGGCTAGCttcatctccatcttcatcCTTGACGAGGAGAAATGCACGGCAAGGTTGGAAAGCCTTGTGCTGAATTTGATAGGCCTGGCTTTCGGCCGATAAGGGTTGAGTTGTTGTCGTTGTCgctgttgttgttgctgttggcAGTGTGCGCTTCTTCATGGGAGGCCAAGCAGACCCAGATGAAGTTTGGGGAGGTGGGTCTTTGAGGCGTGGCCATTCGGGACCCGAATCAGGAGGCGGGTCGGACTCTCTGAATCTCTTTCCTGTTTGGGTGAACAagggttgttgttgttgtgtttgtggttgtggttgtgggaTAGGATGGGGTTGGTGGTAATGGCGTTGATGGTGATACAATGGATAATGGGGAGTGGGGTTTGGATTAGGAATAGGAAGAGGAGGAGTTGGAGTTGGAGTGTGTTGTTGTTGGTAATAGAAAGTGGGGGTCGGAGTGTGATACAAAGGTGgaggtgtgggtgtgggtgtgggtctTGGTGGAGGGCCTTGGTGCCACAGAGAGTGAAGGTAGATTACCTCATCTCTCAGCCTTTCTTCACAATAACGAGGATCCATTGCTGGCTTTTCGTTTTCTTCTGTGCCTGGAGGAGCTGTGGAGgtggagggggagggggaggtgAGTTTTACTGTTCGATTAAACTGTCTTATATATCACTAGCAAATGGGTCAGGTTGGGCCGGGTTTGGATAAAAGCAGGTCGTTTTAAATAGATTGCGAGTGAATTGAGTTGATTGGATTGGGTAGACTTGAATTCTtttacatgaaaaaataataatattgtagTTTTGGATTAGCCGGGGCTGGAACAAACCCCTAGTGGGGTGGCTAAAGCTTAATACGGATAGATATGCAATTGGCAGCTCTGGATTCGCAGGTGGTGACAGGCTAAATAGTAACGAGAATGATGAATGGGTTATAGGATATGCCAGATCTTTGGGCATAATTTCTTGAGTCATAGATGAGTAATGGGTGTTGATGTCCATTTTTTGGCAAAAAGTCTCAATggcaaaaaaaacccaacaatatGAAAGAGATGGAGAAAGAAAACAGCAAAGTAAAGATCATTGGGCCAaaatggcaggaataatggtCCATAGGTctacaaaatagtaaaaatgtcCTAAAAAAAGCAAATAGGCCAAAGAGAGccccaaaaaatgaaatagtaaaCTCATAGAAATCataagaaattgaaagaaagcaaaaagggGGCCGGAGGAGCCCAAAAAAAGGAGTTAGTAAATGGGATTGGGTTAAAGGTCAATAAACCCAAAAGTAAAGGATGTGGTAATTAGGCTAGTAAAGCCCAAAAGATTTAGCAAAAGCCCATGAGAATGTAAGAAGTAGGAAAGAATGAAATAAACCAAGGATGCCCCAAAAAATGAAACGGGTCGAGGATGCCCAATGAATAAAATGGGCCGGGGAAGCCTAAGACGTTATATGGACTAATTCAGCAGGAATACTGGGCAATGTAAACTAAAGGAAGGAATAACATATGAAACTGGCATAGCAGGCATTTCAACCAGCAAGCCCAGAAGTGATACAGTAAACAAAGGTAAACAATATCATAGCAGGAACAATGCAGTGGCATGGAGGGAGCACTAGCAAGGCCACGGACCAGAAGTAAAAGGAGACATAGGTCGAATTAAAGAAGAGAAAGCCCACACTCAAGCAATGCTCAGCCCAAAGAAGAAATGAGATGCAAAGAATGAAGATCCAAGAACTCATCCACGCTACAAGAGTTAAACAAACACCAAAACCTGCAACAGAGTTAGACAAATCTATAGGCAATGGCAAACGCATGAATGTCAGAAAAGCAATGCACTCATATGGAAGTGGAGCACACACAAGGCTCAAGCACCACTTACCTATACCTAGGGCCGACTGAAGCTATAAGCCATTTAGGCCACCGCCTAAGGCCCCCTACTTGCAAGAGGcccccaaataataataatatattatataatattactttcttagctaaaaaaaaaaaaaaaaaaaaaaaaagctcgtGAACTGACATGAAGGCTAATCCCTTAAtctggttaaaaaaaaaaaaaaaaaaaagcccgtGAACTGACATGAAGGCTAATCCCAATTCCCAtcatctgaagaaaaaaaaaaaaaaaaaaagagccgtTTCTCACACTGAAGTGACACTATTCTCATCCCTAAATCTTTTGCTTGCAGAAGAAAAGATTGCAAAATAGCAGAAATCTTTAGCTTAAAGGCTAGGGCCGACTGAAGCTATAGGCCATTTAGGCCACCGCCTAAGGCCCCCTACTTGTAAGAGGcccccaaataataataatatattatataatattactttctcagctaaaaaaaaaaaaaaaaaaaaaaaaaaaaaaacccgtgAACTGACATGAAGGCTAATCCCAATTCCCAtcatctgaagaaaaaaaaaaaaaagagtcgtTTCTCACACTGAAGTGACACTATTCCCATCCCTACATCTTTTGCTTGCAGAAGAAAAGATTGCAAAATAGCAGAAATCTTTAGCTTAAAGGCAGAACTGCagaaagaagaaacaaataagaaaaggcagaaaaaaaaaaaaaaaacactttcactctctgactctctccatcttgactctaaaaaaaaacactcttttAGTTGACTTActtgttaacgtatattatgttatgggctttaggcccaactaggttacttgtatagtacacttgtacttgtacttgtactacactttacttgtaccgcacacataggtctcctatattaagacactgatgtatattctttgattcatgaaatacaatacattcattcagtatttctaacatggtatcagagctgaatttggcaaaccaaactcgtggagcttgtttaaggccataaagtgcatgtcgaaggtaacaaaccttgtttgagtcaacagagagaccaggaggaggttacatataaacttcttcatttaaatccccattaaggaatgcatttttgacatccatctgaaaaagatcccatttacgggcagcagcaacagctaagagggcacagacagatgagatacgagcaaccggagcaaaggtctcttcataatcaatcccatactcctgtgtaaaaccttttgcaacaagacgagctttgtagcgctcaatggacccatcagagcgagtcttaatcttgtagatccacttacaaccaaccacagatttcccgggagggagtgtcaccaaatcccaagtatgatttttagataatgcatcaagttcctctttcattgcaatctgccataaagggtcagtggaagcctcacgataggtgtgaggctcatgtagtgtagcaagagcagtgtaacaatgatagtcaagtaaatgtgcaggaatagatcttactcgagttgagtgacgaggtggaatgtcttgtgcaagatcttcaggcggagcaggagcaggggacccaagctcagggttggggttgagtagctcgtcttcaacctgttcatcttccacctgttcattaaagggtgaactaggaaagggatcagtgatatctggtggttggacagagaagtctacaagagaatcaggagcaactacaggaggatcaggagcagctacagaaggaatatgtgcctcatctggaaaaagatctaaaacagaggaggaagatagggaggcacgaaagtgagagagctcgacaaagaggcgatgttcccaaaagacaacattgcgggaaACACGAAGGCGATGAGAGACAGggtcataacaccgataccccttttgagtttcgccatagccaagaaaacaacaaagtcttgactgaggctcaagtttgttatgctcatgtggctgaagaaaaacgaaacaagcagaaccaaaggagcgaaggtggtgatagtctggagatgacccaaaaaggcgttcatatggagtttgattttggataaccggactcggaatgcgattaatagcatgaacagcatgaagagcagcttcgccccaaaaaggagcaggaactttggcagagagaaggagagcacgaacagtgtcaagaatatgacgaagtttccGTTCgactctaccattttgctgagaggtacctggacaagttagttgatgaacagtgccataggaatgcaaaacagcacattcattcagtatttctaacattacTCATCAATTGGTGTTGACAATAAAGTGTTCGCAGATCTTCATTTCAggtacttttttgttttctcttcctttgccTCTTTTGTCTTCTTCAGCTATTGGgtgtctgagttttttttttttttttttggaagaggaGCTGCTGGGTTTTTAGTTTAGTTGTACTCTttactcttttttgtttgttgttttaaatttagaatTCTCTAGAAAGCTATCTGGCTATGGAATGGTCCGAATGGACCCCTTAAAGATTTAAAGTATGGATTCTAGACTTCTCTAGtcttgcactttttttttttttttttttttaagaaaccagATTTAGTGGGATGGAGCCAAGGAGGGATAGTGGGCTCTAGGCTGGTCTTAGTCTTAGTGTGGATCAAGTTGAGTCCTACACATTTTGCTAGTGGGTTGGTCTTAGTGGATCCAATCAAGTTAAGTCCTacacatttttcttaaaaaaaaaaggtttaatgctacacacaaaaaagagtattgataataaaattataaatttagaataatttactttgtattaatattaattttaatttttttgtgcaaGTTTAAAGTGTAAAGTGATCATATTAAGTAAAACTGCAATTGTGCATTTGATAAACCAGGTTCTattattttatacattaaatttatattattctagttaaattgtttttttttttttattattatagattgtgtttcatttattcataaatattttttaattacaaatgtctacttgaatgcaaaaatttaattagtaattttgcctctcaaaaagcaagaaaaataaattttaattgaaaaaaatatatgaatttataattaaatataataaaaggccCCATTTAAAGCTTTCGCTTAGGACCCCCAAATTCGTTGAGCCAGCCCTGcctatacccagccaatacaggggAGGTGGGCTACAAGTCTGAGGTAAGAAAGCGTGTGGTCTAGCAGTGGAGAGAAGGGGGAAGCCTATTTTGGGGTTTCCGCTcaagctcttttgggggaaatatCCTACTAGAATGACATACCACCTAAAAGAGGCAAACATAAACTGgaatcactaggtgcatgctATAAGAGTTGGTAAGAGAGAAACTTAGCCCTTATTCGAATGAAAGTGCAAAGGAagtagaaaacaaaacaaaaactactttTGTCTGGGAATGAGGCATGGCACGACCAACGCAGTGTAGTGTTGGTGGCTGGGTAGCCAGCAAACCAATGGACTGTCGGGGAAGGACACCCACAACAGGCCAAAAGTAGTTGAGgggtaaaaatggtaaatcTTGTCACGACAAGCAGTATAAAAGGCCATAGCCGTGCATAGTAAACAACAACAACGAACCACAGAGCacaaaaaacagagaagaaaaagaaagaaaaaggaaaataaataagaaaaacaaagaaaacaaggaAACTGAGAGTGAGGAAGAAAATATGAGTAATAGGAGTGAAaaacatgcaccaataggctatccacttctctccctctcaatagcCCACTCTCTAGCAAGTTAAGAATTAGAGATTAAGTCATTTAGGTTCATTTTCCAAAGTGAGTAACTTCTACGGCAGGATTCCCCTCTGAGATTATCCACATTAGAGATTGGTTCTCTTCTTGGACTTGAATCTGCCAAGGAGCCAAGTTTGTTCCTTTAGCAGGCTaatcctcttttcttttgttatggTTGATTAAGGACTAATGCTATTTTCTTGTTATTAATCTATTCTTGCCATAATCACATCATCATATTTCTCCTTTGTGGAACTGTTTAAGCATTATCATTGtcaacagaaaatattttaattaaaatattttagttatcCTGTTGTATCATGTTTTTCCCACtataatgtgtttttttttttttttttttggtagcaaCATTTCTTGCCGTGGGCACGTGACACCCCCAAGATTTCTGCTAGGGCTCTAACTTGCGTACAAGCTGGCCTAAGGTGTGTTTCAATTAGGCCAGTCCCGACTCTCCTACTTCAGAATCATAGAGCCACAGTATGGCAAGAGCGATCCAACCCAAGACGCAAAAAAGGCCCACCATAATGGGCTCTAAAGGGCGGTCTCAGCCTAAATACTCAACTTAGGATCTCCTTTATATGTGTGGAGCTTGATGTTGAACTTGTTGTTTTACTGCTTAATAACTACTCGATAAATAATCTTATGCTGGAGCCTTTGCTCAATGATTGCAGAACCCTATTGAAGAAACTCCTTAGATCAATTGTACAACACATTTTCAGGGAGGCAAACCAATGTGCTAATGCATTGGCTAAATTTAGAGCCACCCAATCTTTTGACTATGCTAATTTTGTTAACCCGTCGGCTGTGGTGGAGGACTTGCGGGTTTTTTACAAGGCC
The sequence above is drawn from the Quercus lobata isolate SW786 chromosome 12, ValleyOak3.0 Primary Assembly, whole genome shotgun sequence genome and encodes:
- the LOC115971545 gene encoding uncharacterized protein LOC115971545 yields the protein MDPRYCEERLRDEVIYLHSLWHQGPPPRPTPTPTPPPLYHTPTPTFYYQQQHTPTPTPPLPIPNPNPTPHYPLYHHQRHYHQPHPIPQPQPQTQQQQPLFTQTGKRFRESDPPPDSGPEWPRLKDPPPQTSSGSAWPPMKKRTLPTATTTATTTTTQPLSAESQAYQIQHKAFQPCRAFLLVKDEDGDEASQDGSSSSSENEQVDEEEEEEDDELSFFFKLFSEDSELRGYYLKNRDNGEFYCLVCGAIGKKAWKKFKGCVSLLHHSTSILKTKRKRAHRAFAQVVCKLLGWDFHRIPNIVFKPQPLQLQGGPEGIADDSKDDSDDVKKDNAAASVNGIEQFDNSISVVTVCNGENANPNHPQHTPISIPNPNSSPHYPLHHHHHLAPFPQSQSQPPTQTRKRVGESDPPLDSGPEWPCPQDPPPETSSGWHSMKKPVSTLQPLSAEDQAGQMQYKALQHCREFLLARNEDKDKTSEDGNSEEDEEELCFFLKLFSEDRELRSYYEKCYESGDFYCLVCCGTGKTVWKKFKGCVGLLQHSTSILKTKRKHAHRAFAQVICKVLGWDLHRLPTRLGSSSASHYCVGLPQLQGGPPEIADDSKDDDDVVKKVNAAACVNGNIGETNAVSVAASSGEVAAASVNGIEQLENSTSVITVSNGEKAFSINGNSNSGENMVSVDGDHSDAIGKEGF